The following proteins come from a genomic window of Malus domestica chromosome 02, GDT2T_hap1:
- the LOC103447817 gene encoding uncharacterized protein isoform X1 produces MAGTTSAEDATVNLSLPDRGTPIPSGDQTVWADVSPLLDAACKDLQDGMLINGDNFNLFAAMSALEIMDPKMDSGMVCKYYSVDEAIDDGAAPVPISFDKTVDVQRTIDIMDHLLACEATWHKGHSLAQTVFSCIYLLRLDRTSSHALLHSYCRVIRATCKAVISVVSDARTHEEEDLFTMTYGLPLNGDGDEKCLSMLHAVEETISRQLRACKAPSSKTRVLEGRYTFTFATWCHNKIILNWRKATAKLCYAAYAFHFYHVLTSMKRPQGRGLELARKHIASCISELEDILSSSEFLRSSTFGSQQGNLEDKTTASGCEPIGFDASLNCRLSAPTPPRAIKILSWKKTVEYFIKLLRDLDVICSYQLDPSLESVLHFLVGFQKSQPDLVARAHLQRLLVQDGKLYGRDPVFVVIIQAAALPDNTRNHDIQKQESIIQLGQLVISLLKVLCTNGAWQRRKLGKILQDWRVVYMQLEMAFRKEFGDNANISNDENISVKLFQHILLWVEKQTYWIASRFLILGFELELYSLSEYCMVYWYIYVVLLKLAQKTNLKTVVCNGSGKCKGKKKRDSVKDVAQDYWIPPAVLFLQCQICLAEGLTMMLAALKNDHMLVQSRSPFNTVHERFIQHFELLQKACIPDHVSFPLFVESTTQAHLSNLFMHDYFKDAQKIAKNVKSSFSNDPEKLAELRRLEQVAEHNSIALNVISRAGASDPSLKVSFEFNHHPCFATAVVRRS; encoded by the exons ATGGCGGGGACGACTAGTGCAGAGGACGCTACCGTGAACCTCTCCTTACCCGACCGCGGCACCCCCATTCCTTCCGGCGATCAAACCGTCTGGGCCGACGTCTCGCCCCTCCTCGACGCCGCCTGTAAAG ATCTTCAAGATGGTATGCTCATTAACGGAgataatttcaatctttttgctgCCATGTCTGCTTTGGAG ATAATGGACCCGAAGATGGATTCTGGTATGGTCTGTAAATATTACTCTGTTGATGAAGCAATTGATGATGGTGCTGCTCCTGTTCCTATTAGCTTTGATAAAACTGTTGACGTTCAACGTACTATTGATATCATGGATCATCTTCTAGCCTGTGAG GCAACATGGCACAAGGGTCATTCATTGGCACAAACTGTCTTCTCGTGCATCTATCTTCTCAGGCTTGATAGGACATCCTCACATGCCTTACTGCATTCTTATTGCAGAGTCATACGAGCAACCTGCAAGGCTGTCATTTCAGTTGTCTCAGATGCACGCACTCATGAA GAAGAAGACCTTTTTACAATGACATATGGTCTTCCTTTGAATGGGGATGGAGATGAAAAGTGCTTGTCAATGCTACATGCTGTTGAAGAAACAATTTCCCGCCAATTACGTGCCTGTAAAGCACCATCATCGAAAACCCGAGTGTTAGAAGGCAGATATACATTCACTTTCGCA ACTTGGTGTCACAACAAAATAATCCTGAATTGGAGGAAGGCTACTGCAAAGCTTTGTTATGCCGCTTACGCTTTC cATTTTTACCATGTCCTTACATCTATGAAGCGGCCTCAAGGAAGAGGATTGGAGTTGGCAAGAAAACATATAGCCTCCTGCATATCTGAATTAGAAGACATTCTTAGCTCTTCAGAGTTCCTTAGATCTAGTACTTTTGGAAGTCAACAAGGCAACTTAGAAGATAAAACTACGGCTTCTGGCTGTGAACCAATTGGCTTTGATGCTAGTTTAAACTGTAGATTATCTGCACCTACACCACCACGTGCAATAAAAATTCTGAGTTGGAAAAAG ACtgttgaatattttattaaactTCTTCGTGATCTCGATGTTATATGTTCCTACCAATTAGACCCGTCATTAGAAAGTGTTTTGCACTTTTTGGTTGGGTTTCAAAAATCGCAGCCTGATTTAGTAGCAAGGGCTCATCTTCAG CGTCTGCTGGTTCAAGACGGGAAACTCTATGGTCGGGATCCTGTCTTTGTTGTTATTATCCAAGCTGCAGCATTGCCAGATAATACAAGGAACCATGATATTCAGAAACAGGAATCTATTATTCAACTGGGACAG TTAGTAATCAGTTTGCTAAAAGTTTTATGCACAAATGGTGCATGGCAACGGCGTAAGCTTGGAAAGATTTTACAAGATTGGCGTGTTGTTTATATGCAG TTAGAGATGGCCTTTAGAAAGGAGTTTGGAGACAATGCAAACATTTCAAATGATGAG AATATCAGCGTGAAACTCTTCCAACACATCCTTCTTTGGGTGGAAAAGCAAACATACTGGATAGCTTCTCGATTTCTCATTTTAGGTTTTGAATTGGAGCTCTATTCGCTCAGTGAATATTGCATGGTATATTGGTATATCTATGTTGTCCTGCTCAAGCTTGCacagaaaacaaatcttaagaCGGTGGTGTGCAATGGCAGTG gtaaatgcaaaggaaaaaagaaaagggattctGTTAAAGATGTGGCACAAGATTATTGGATTCCACCTGCAGTCTTGTTTCTTCAGTGCCAAATATGTCTCGCCGAAGGACTTACAATG ATGCTTGCTGCTTTGAAGAACGATCACATGCTTGTACAAAGTCGAAGCCCTTTTAATACTGTGCATGAG AGGTTTATTCAGCACTTTGAGCTCCTACAGAAAGCTTGCATTCCTGACCATGTCTCATTCCCCCTGTTCGTGGAATCTACAACCCAAGCTCATTTATCC AACCTTTTTATGCACGATTACTTTAAGGATGCTCAGAAGATCGCAAAGAATGTCAAGAGTAGTTTTTCGAACGACCCGGAAAAATTGGCTGAACTACGAAGGCTAGAGCAAGTAGCTGAGCACAACAGCATTGCCTTAAACGTGATTAGCCGAGCTGGAGCCAGTGACCCCTCACTCAAGGTTTCTTTCGAGTTCAACCACCATCCGTGCTTTGCAACGGCTGTTGTCCGGAGGTCGTGA
- the LOC103447817 gene encoding uncharacterized protein isoform X2 — protein MAGTTSAEDATVNLSLPDRGTPIPSGDQTVWADVSPLLDAACKDLQDGMLINGDNFNLFAAMSALEIMDPKMDSGMVCKYYSVDEAIDDGAAPVPISFDKTVDVQRTIDIMDHLLACEATWHKGHSLAQTVFSCIYLLRLDRTSSHALLHSYCRVIRATCKAVISVVSDARTHEEEDLFTMTYGLPLNGDGDEKCLSMLHAVEETISRQLRACKAPSSKTRVLEDLVSQQNNPELEEGYCKALLCRLRFRKHFYHVLTSMKRPQGRGLELARKHIASCISELEDILSSSEFLRSSTFGSQQGNLEDKTTASGCEPIGFDASLNCRLSAPTPPRAIKILSWKKTVEYFIKLLRDLDVICSYQLDPSLESVLHFLVGFQKSQPDLVARAHLQRLLVQDGKLYGRDPVFVVIIQAAALPDNTRNHDIQKQESIIQLGQLVISLLKVLCTNGAWQRRKLGKILQDWRVVYMQLEMAFRKEFGDNANISNDENISVKLFQHILLWVEKQTYWIASRFLILGFELELYSLSEYCMVYWYIYVVLLKLAQKTNLKTVVCNGSGKCKGKKKRDSVKDVAQDYWIPPAVLFLQCQICLAEGLTMMLAALKNDHMLVQSRSPFNTVHERFIQHFELLQKACIPDHVSFPLFVESTTQAHLSNLFMHDYFKDAQKIAKNVKSSFSNDPEKLAELRRLEQVAEHNSIALNVISRAGASDPSLKVSFEFNHHPCFATAVVRRS, from the exons ATGGCGGGGACGACTAGTGCAGAGGACGCTACCGTGAACCTCTCCTTACCCGACCGCGGCACCCCCATTCCTTCCGGCGATCAAACCGTCTGGGCCGACGTCTCGCCCCTCCTCGACGCCGCCTGTAAAG ATCTTCAAGATGGTATGCTCATTAACGGAgataatttcaatctttttgctgCCATGTCTGCTTTGGAG ATAATGGACCCGAAGATGGATTCTGGTATGGTCTGTAAATATTACTCTGTTGATGAAGCAATTGATGATGGTGCTGCTCCTGTTCCTATTAGCTTTGATAAAACTGTTGACGTTCAACGTACTATTGATATCATGGATCATCTTCTAGCCTGTGAG GCAACATGGCACAAGGGTCATTCATTGGCACAAACTGTCTTCTCGTGCATCTATCTTCTCAGGCTTGATAGGACATCCTCACATGCCTTACTGCATTCTTATTGCAGAGTCATACGAGCAACCTGCAAGGCTGTCATTTCAGTTGTCTCAGATGCACGCACTCATGAA GAAGAAGACCTTTTTACAATGACATATGGTCTTCCTTTGAATGGGGATGGAGATGAAAAGTGCTTGTCAATGCTACATGCTGTTGAAGAAACAATTTCCCGCCAATTACGTGCCTGTAAAGCACCATCATCGAAAACCCGAGTGTTAGAAG ACTTGGTGTCACAACAAAATAATCCTGAATTGGAGGAAGGCTACTGCAAAGCTTTGTTATGCCGCTTACGCTTTCGTAAG cATTTTTACCATGTCCTTACATCTATGAAGCGGCCTCAAGGAAGAGGATTGGAGTTGGCAAGAAAACATATAGCCTCCTGCATATCTGAATTAGAAGACATTCTTAGCTCTTCAGAGTTCCTTAGATCTAGTACTTTTGGAAGTCAACAAGGCAACTTAGAAGATAAAACTACGGCTTCTGGCTGTGAACCAATTGGCTTTGATGCTAGTTTAAACTGTAGATTATCTGCACCTACACCACCACGTGCAATAAAAATTCTGAGTTGGAAAAAG ACtgttgaatattttattaaactTCTTCGTGATCTCGATGTTATATGTTCCTACCAATTAGACCCGTCATTAGAAAGTGTTTTGCACTTTTTGGTTGGGTTTCAAAAATCGCAGCCTGATTTAGTAGCAAGGGCTCATCTTCAG CGTCTGCTGGTTCAAGACGGGAAACTCTATGGTCGGGATCCTGTCTTTGTTGTTATTATCCAAGCTGCAGCATTGCCAGATAATACAAGGAACCATGATATTCAGAAACAGGAATCTATTATTCAACTGGGACAG TTAGTAATCAGTTTGCTAAAAGTTTTATGCACAAATGGTGCATGGCAACGGCGTAAGCTTGGAAAGATTTTACAAGATTGGCGTGTTGTTTATATGCAG TTAGAGATGGCCTTTAGAAAGGAGTTTGGAGACAATGCAAACATTTCAAATGATGAG AATATCAGCGTGAAACTCTTCCAACACATCCTTCTTTGGGTGGAAAAGCAAACATACTGGATAGCTTCTCGATTTCTCATTTTAGGTTTTGAATTGGAGCTCTATTCGCTCAGTGAATATTGCATGGTATATTGGTATATCTATGTTGTCCTGCTCAAGCTTGCacagaaaacaaatcttaagaCGGTGGTGTGCAATGGCAGTG gtaaatgcaaaggaaaaaagaaaagggattctGTTAAAGATGTGGCACAAGATTATTGGATTCCACCTGCAGTCTTGTTTCTTCAGTGCCAAATATGTCTCGCCGAAGGACTTACAATG ATGCTTGCTGCTTTGAAGAACGATCACATGCTTGTACAAAGTCGAAGCCCTTTTAATACTGTGCATGAG AGGTTTATTCAGCACTTTGAGCTCCTACAGAAAGCTTGCATTCCTGACCATGTCTCATTCCCCCTGTTCGTGGAATCTACAACCCAAGCTCATTTATCC AACCTTTTTATGCACGATTACTTTAAGGATGCTCAGAAGATCGCAAAGAATGTCAAGAGTAGTTTTTCGAACGACCCGGAAAAATTGGCTGAACTACGAAGGCTAGAGCAAGTAGCTGAGCACAACAGCATTGCCTTAAACGTGATTAGCCGAGCTGGAGCCAGTGACCCCTCACTCAAGGTTTCTTTCGAGTTCAACCACCATCCGTGCTTTGCAACGGCTGTTGTCCGGAGGTCGTGA